Proteins encoded by one window of Bacteroidia bacterium:
- a CDS encoding capsular polysaccharide biosynthesis protein CapF, with protein sequence MKVLITGAYGFIGRNLQAELLNISQGKTMVHAVKSPLEILPFDIETDPTLLADYCTKADFVFHLAGVNRPKEVGEFMEGNFGFTSTLLDALEQVGNRCPVMISSSIQAALDNPYGISKRAGEDLLFDYSKRTGASVFVYRFPNVFGKWCRPNYNSAVATFCYNIANGLPIQVNDPKVVMNLVYIDDVVNELLNALIGTPNRDGKYCKVPVEYQVELGQIVELLYSFKESRENLYVPDLAEPLVKKLYSTYLSYLPTDSFSYPLTMHKDQRGSFTEFLKSPERGQVSVNISKPGITKGEHWHHTKNEKFLVVSGKGVIRFRKVIDEREIQEYFVSGDKLEVVDIPVGYTHNIENLGNTDMVTIMWANESFDPNNPDTYFEKVEI encoded by the coding sequence ATGAAGGTATTGATAACGGGTGCCTATGGGTTTATTGGGAGAAATTTGCAAGCTGAATTGCTGAATATTTCACAGGGGAAAACTATGGTGCATGCTGTAAAAAGCCCATTGGAAATTCTTCCCTTTGATATTGAAACAGATCCTACGTTACTGGCTGATTACTGTACTAAAGCAGATTTTGTTTTTCATCTGGCGGGCGTTAATAGGCCCAAAGAGGTTGGAGAGTTTATGGAGGGGAATTTTGGCTTTACCTCCACGCTGCTGGATGCTTTGGAACAGGTCGGGAACCGTTGTCCTGTGATGATTTCTTCGTCTATCCAAGCGGCACTAGATAATCCTTACGGCATTTCAAAGAGGGCTGGTGAGGATTTGCTATTTGATTATTCTAAGCGTACGGGTGCTTCAGTATTTGTTTACCGCTTTCCAAATGTATTTGGGAAATGGTGTCGCCCTAACTATAACAGCGCAGTGGCTACTTTTTGCTACAATATTGCAAATGGTTTGCCTATTCAGGTAAATGACCCAAAAGTGGTAATGAACCTTGTTTATATAGACGATGTGGTGAACGAGTTATTGAATGCGCTTATTGGTACTCCTAACCGCGACGGAAAGTACTGTAAAGTACCTGTAGAGTATCAGGTTGAACTAGGACAAATAGTGGAATTGCTCTACTCTTTTAAAGAGAGCCGTGAGAATTTGTACGTACCCGATTTGGCAGAGCCTTTAGTTAAAAAACTCTATTCAACGTATCTTAGCTACCTGCCAACAGATTCATTCTCTTATCCTCTTACCATGCATAAAGATCAGCGCGGTTCATTTACAGAGTTTTTGAAAAGTCCGGAGCGAGGCCAGGTTTCTGTGAATATCTCTAAACCGGGGATTACCAAAGGAGAGCATTGGCATCATACCAAGAACGAGAAATTTTTGGTGGTAAGCGGCAAAGGTGTTATCAGGTTTAGAAAGGTTATAGATGAAAGAGAGATACAAGAATATTTTGTATCCGGTGACAAACTAGAGGTTGTAGATATACCTGTTGGATATACCCACAACATAGAGAACCTGGGCAATACAGACATGGTTACCATAATGTGGGCTAATGAATCGTTTGACCCCAATAATCCAGATACGTATTTTGAAAAAGTAGAAATATGA
- the wecB gene encoding UDP-N-acetylglucosamine 2-epimerase (non-hydrolyzing), translating into MKKLKIMTVVGTRPEIIRLACVLQKLDVSEAIDHTLVHTGQNYDYELNEIFFEDLGLRKPDFFLEAAGKNATETAGQILIKIDPVLEQVQPDAFLVLGDTNSCLCAIAAKKRHIPIFHMEAGNRCFDQRVPEESNRKIVDHIADINLTYSSIAREYLLREGISADRIIKTGSPMFEVLTKYLPVIEKSDVLDRFNLKKGEYFVVSSHREENINNPKNFTGLIETLNVIAKKYGYPVIVSTHPRTRKMLEEKEVTVNSLVQFLKPLGFTDYNALQVNSFAVLSDSGTISEESSILNFRALNIREAHERPEAMEEASVMMVGLCSERIQQGLVQLQYQKIGAERNFRQVVDYSMPNVSDKVVRIILSYVNYVKRVIWGE; encoded by the coding sequence ATGAAGAAATTAAAAATAATGACTGTAGTGGGTACAAGGCCAGAGATTATTCGACTTGCTTGTGTGTTGCAGAAGCTGGATGTATCGGAAGCGATTGACCATACGTTGGTACATACCGGTCAAAATTACGACTACGAGTTAAACGAAATATTCTTTGAAGATTTAGGGCTTCGTAAGCCCGATTTCTTTTTAGAAGCAGCAGGTAAGAATGCCACAGAAACTGCAGGACAGATTCTTATTAAAATTGATCCGGTGCTGGAACAGGTGCAGCCGGATGCTTTCTTGGTTCTGGGTGATACCAATTCCTGTCTTTGTGCTATTGCCGCCAAGAAACGCCACATTCCCATTTTCCACATGGAGGCGGGCAACCGCTGTTTTGACCAGCGGGTGCCGGAAGAAAGCAACAGAAAGATTGTGGACCATATTGCCGATATTAATCTTACCTACAGCAGCATTGCACGTGAATACCTGTTACGTGAAGGCATATCGGCCGACAGAATTATTAAGACCGGAAGCCCCATGTTTGAGGTGCTGACAAAGTACCTGCCGGTCATTGAGAAATCTGATGTACTGGATAGGTTTAATCTTAAAAAGGGCGAGTACTTTGTAGTATCCTCACACAGAGAAGAAAACATCAACAACCCAAAGAACTTCACAGGGTTGATTGAAACATTAAATGTTATTGCAAAAAAATATGGTTATCCTGTGATTGTAAGTACACACCCACGTACTCGGAAGATGCTGGAAGAAAAAGAAGTGACGGTAAACTCGCTGGTTCAATTCTTAAAGCCACTCGGCTTTACAGATTATAATGCATTGCAGGTAAACTCTTTCGCAGTTCTTTCCGACAGCGGAACCATAAGTGAAGAAAGCTCTATCCTAAACTTTCGTGCACTGAACATTCGCGAAGCTCATGAACGTCCCGAAGCTATGGAAGAAGCCTCGGTCATGATGGTGGGGCTGTGCTCTGAACGAATTCAACAAGGGTTGGTACAGTTACAATATCAGAAGATAGGCGCTGAACGCAATTTTCGACAAGTTGTTGATTACAGTATGCCCAATGTGAGTGATAAGGTGGTGCGAATCATATTGAGCTATGTGAATTATGTTAAGAGAGTGATTTGGGGTGAATAA
- a CDS encoding glycosyltransferase family 4 protein: MNKHLEIAIVNTMPFPSGAASVNRILSYSRGLVELGNNVIVYSTYFGKDLEIHSINNIKYRALRRKTNSYIRNKLSLFESLFRIIALLLSSNNKTQVIILVSNSLLLIYPLYFICRIQKIIFIQEKSEFPFVLYKKSNLGKLYSSFYVNTTYKLFDGLIIMTYKLEEYFKNKIKENSKTIVIPMTVEPNRFNIESKNNLGEYIAYCGDIGGNKDGVQNLITSFSYLADDFPTLRLLLIGDSKNPNELVNLKIHVQKIKCKNVIFYGMVPRDEIPPLLCNAKVLALARPSSLQSTGGFPTKLGEYLSTGIPTIVTKVGDIPLYLKDNENAFLVNPDDNKAFAAKIRFVLNNYDKALSVAKNGKRLVYDTFNYKVQAERIEKYLLELIT; encoded by the coding sequence ATGAACAAACATTTAGAGATAGCAATTGTTAATACAATGCCATTCCCTTCAGGAGCCGCCTCTGTTAACAGGATACTCTCCTATTCAAGAGGTTTGGTTGAGCTAGGTAATAATGTAATTGTTTACTCTACCTATTTTGGTAAAGACCTTGAAATACACAGTATTAATAATATAAAATATAGAGCCTTAAGAAGAAAAACGAATTCTTATATTAGGAATAAGTTGTCATTATTTGAGTCGCTGTTCAGAATCATTGCACTGCTTTTATCATCAAATAATAAGACACAAGTTATAATTTTGGTTTCAAACAGTTTGCTCTTAATTTATCCATTATATTTTATTTGTAGAATACAAAAAATAATATTCATACAAGAGAAAAGCGAGTTTCCTTTCGTTTTGTATAAAAAATCTAATTTGGGTAAACTCTACTCCAGTTTTTATGTGAATACAACCTATAAATTATTTGATGGATTGATAATAATGACATACAAACTTGAGGAATATTTCAAAAATAAAATTAAAGAAAATAGTAAAACAATTGTAATTCCAATGACTGTTGAACCTAATAGGTTTAATATTGAATCAAAAAATAATTTAGGAGAATATATTGCATATTGTGGAGATATCGGAGGAAATAAAGATGGGGTTCAAAATTTAATTACTTCATTCAGCTATTTAGCAGATGATTTTCCAACTTTACGACTTTTATTGATTGGTGACAGTAAAAATCCTAACGAACTTGTTAATCTTAAAATTCATGTCCAAAAAATAAAATGCAAAAACGTTATTTTTTATGGAATGGTACCAAGAGATGAGATTCCACCTCTACTATGTAATGCTAAAGTTTTAGCTTTAGCTCGTCCAAGTAGTTTACAATCAACAGGTGGGTTCCCGACTAAACTAGGAGAATATTTATCAACAGGCATACCAACGATAGTGACAAAAGTTGGTGATATACCACTATATTTAAAAGATAATGAAAATGCATTCCTCGTTAATCCTGATGATAATAAGGCATTTGCTGCAAAGATAAGATTTGTATTAAATAATTATGATAAAGCCTTAAGTGTTGCTAAGAATGGAAAACGACTTGTTTATGACACATTTAACTATAAAGTTCAAGCAGAAAGAATCGAGAAATATTTATTAGAATTAATTACATAG
- a CDS encoding polysaccharide deacetylase family protein codes for MVNKFGCFVISLDFELFWGVRDRRTINDYGDNILGAREVIPEMVNLFSKYNVKATFATVGLLYCKNKEEINQYTPVLKPTYNNSFLSPFENNYLDSVDDNNDIYHSAFDIIEGLKQENHIEIASHTFSHFYCWEAGQNLKQFESDVESSIHVFSSNHITLKSIVFPRNQVPDHYLNTCIRYGINTYRGNPIKYFNKGNKTKNRLLRLIDTFINFGNDTTYTYNEVKEGKFYNVRASRYLRPFSQKYKFLAKLKIRRIKNEMNVAAKQNKIYHLWWHPHNFGINKCENLSMLEEILFHFQYLSIKYNFKSFTMKEMSGLVNYK; via the coding sequence ATGGTGAATAAATTTGGTTGTTTTGTTATATCTCTTGATTTTGAGTTGTTCTGGGGGGTAAGAGATAGACGAACTATAAATGATTATGGAGATAATATATTAGGGGCTAGAGAAGTTATACCAGAAATGGTAAATCTTTTCTCAAAATATAACGTAAAGGCAACTTTTGCTACAGTTGGTCTTTTATATTGTAAAAACAAGGAGGAAATCAATCAATATACACCAGTATTGAAACCAACTTATAATAATTCTTTTCTATCTCCTTTTGAAAATAATTACTTGGATAGCGTAGATGATAATAATGATATTTACCATTCAGCATTTGACATTATTGAAGGTTTGAAACAAGAAAATCATATAGAAATTGCATCTCATACTTTTTCCCACTTTTATTGTTGGGAAGCTGGTCAAAATCTCAAACAGTTTGAGTCAGATGTGGAATCTTCTATCCATGTATTTTCTAGTAATCATATTACACTAAAAAGTATTGTATTTCCTCGTAATCAAGTGCCTGATCATTACTTGAATACATGTATTAGATATGGAATAAATACTTATAGAGGAAACCCTATTAAGTATTTTAATAAGGGAAATAAAACTAAAAATAGACTTTTGCGCTTAATTGATACATTTATAAATTTTGGTAATGATACTACCTATACGTACAATGAAGTTAAAGAAGGAAAGTTTTATAATGTAAGGGCGAGTCGTTATTTAAGGCCTTTTTCCCAAAAATATAAGTTTTTAGCAAAATTAAAAATCAGAAGGATTAAAAATGAGATGAATGTTGCGGCAAAACAAAATAAAATATATCATTTATGGTGGCATCCTCACAATTTTGGAATAAATAAATGTGAGAATTTGAGCATGTTAGAAGAGATACTATTTCATTTTCAGTATTTGTCTATAAAATACAATTTTAAATCATTTACCATGAAAGAAATGAGTGGATTAGTAAATTATAAATAA
- a CDS encoding acyl carrier protein, with the protein MELQKFITNFAEQFEDTKMSEFSKETVFSELEEWSSMTLLSIIAMVDEEYEVTLKGDDIRSVTTIEDLFKLVKSRK; encoded by the coding sequence ATGGAATTACAGAAATTTATTACAAATTTTGCTGAACAGTTCGAAGATACGAAAATGTCAGAATTTTCTAAGGAAACAGTATTTAGCGAACTGGAAGAATGGAGTTCAATGACACTCCTATCAATAATTGCAATGGTAGACGAAGAGTATGAAGTTACTTTAAAAGGTGATGATATACGTTCTGTCACGACAATTGAGGACTTATTTAAATTAGTTAAATCGAGAAAATAA
- a CDS encoding SDR family oxidoreductase, whose translation MNNPFSIENKVLLITGATSGIGKSIAIECSKLGATVFISGRNELRLKETYSELSGKQHQYLVSDLSCENEVVELSEKVPELDGIVNCAGFNKVLPFHFTTRKDFKEVMEVNFFAPTDLTRLLIKNKKLKKGSSIIFISSISGVYCSFIANSIYSSSKGAVNGLVKALALDLAAKKIRVNSVNPGMINTNILSEGKISHEQLQEDIKRYPLKRYGEPEEVAYAVIYLLSDASTWITGSNILIDGGYTLL comes from the coding sequence ATGAACAATCCTTTTTCTATAGAGAATAAAGTTTTATTAATTACAGGAGCAACTTCAGGTATAGGTAAATCAATTGCTATTGAATGCTCAAAGTTAGGTGCTACTGTATTTATTTCAGGAAGAAATGAACTTCGACTAAAAGAAACCTATAGCGAATTATCTGGAAAGCAACATCAATATCTTGTCTCTGACTTGTCTTGTGAAAATGAAGTCGTAGAGTTGAGTGAAAAAGTACCTGAATTGGATGGTATTGTAAATTGTGCAGGATTTAACAAAGTGCTTCCTTTCCATTTTACTACAAGAAAAGATTTTAAAGAGGTTATGGAAGTAAATTTCTTTGCTCCTACTGATTTAACACGTTTATTAATAAAAAACAAAAAATTAAAAAAGGGTTCATCGATAATTTTTATTTCATCTATTTCGGGGGTTTATTGTTCTTTTATAGCAAATAGTATTTATTCATCATCTAAAGGAGCTGTTAATGGCTTAGTAAAAGCTCTAGCATTAGACTTAGCAGCTAAGAAAATTAGAGTTAACTCGGTTAATCCAGGAATGATTAATACAAATATTTTATCAGAAGGAAAGATAAGCCACGAACAACTTCAAGAAGATATAAAACGATATCCGCTAAAACGTTACGGGGAACCGGAAGAAGTAGCTTACGCTGTTATTTATTTATTATCTGATGCAAGCACTTGGATAACAGGTTCGAATATTTTAATTGATGGTGGATATACATTATTGTAA
- a CDS encoding ketoacyl-ACP synthase III: protein MKAYIKAINYYLPDTILTNKEIVKEFPEWSIDKIADKIGITQRHIARSSETSADLATLAAEKLFEEHNIDRTSIDFILFCTQSPDYFLPTSACLIQERLNIPTTVGALDFNLGCSGYIYGLSLAKGLLFGGIARNILLLTGETYSKFIHPKDKGNRTIFGDAGTATLIASDGFAEIGNFSLGTDGRGGENLIVKSGAMRFSEKINDISFDSNGNPISSDFLYMNGSEIFNFTIDAVPPLIEDVLIKNNLTHEEIHSFVFHQANKFILNFLRKKIKISEDKFPYFMNKVGNTVSATVPITLYEEMKANLKHGNVLLAGFGVGYSWGATILKIN, encoded by the coding sequence ATGAAAGCATATATTAAAGCAATCAATTATTATTTGCCTGATACTATTTTAACTAACAAAGAAATAGTTAAAGAATTTCCAGAATGGAGTATTGATAAAATAGCAGATAAAATTGGAATTACTCAACGTCATATTGCAAGAAGTAGTGAAACATCAGCTGATTTAGCAACATTAGCAGCTGAAAAATTGTTTGAGGAACATAATATTGATAGGACTTCTATTGATTTTATTTTATTTTGCACACAGAGTCCAGATTATTTTTTGCCAACCTCAGCGTGCTTAATTCAAGAAAGACTTAACATCCCAACTACGGTGGGTGCTTTGGACTTTAACTTGGGGTGCTCTGGATATATCTACGGCTTATCTTTAGCTAAAGGACTTCTGTTTGGTGGTATTGCTAGAAATATTTTATTGCTTACAGGTGAAACATACTCAAAATTTATACACCCAAAAGATAAAGGGAATAGAACAATATTTGGAGATGCAGGAACCGCAACTTTGATTGCTTCTGATGGATTTGCGGAAATAGGAAATTTCAGTCTAGGGACTGATGGCAGGGGGGGAGAAAACCTTATTGTAAAAAGTGGGGCAATGAGATTCTCTGAAAAAATCAATGATATTTCATTTGATTCCAATGGCAACCCTATTTCTTCTGACTTTTTATACATGAATGGTTCTGAAATCTTCAACTTTACGATTGATGCAGTTCCCCCCTTAATTGAAGATGTTCTAATCAAGAATAATCTAACTCATGAAGAAATACATTCATTTGTTTTTCATCAAGCAAATAAATTTATATTGAACTTTCTTCGAAAAAAAATAAAAATCTCGGAAGACAAATTTCCTTATTTCATGAATAAGGTAGGGAATACTGTTTCTGCTACTGTACCAATTACATTATATGAAGAAATGAAGGCTAATCTTAAACATGGAAATGTGCTTTTAGCTGGATTTGGTGTGGGATATTCATGGGGGGCAACAATTTTGAAAATCAACTAA
- a CDS encoding glycosyltransferase family 4 protein has product MKRLFFVVNIDSFFLSHRLPLAFEAIKRGYEVYLLTSDTGKKNDIEGYGIHFIEIPFERSGTNLFHEIKCIFLLLKYYKKFNPDIIHHVTLKAALLGSIASKLAMKKNVINAISGLGYNFTDGRKGLIQFIVRLVMKRSFKSYYYYFILQNPDDIEMMKNLNLVPESHHRLIKGSGVDLNEFSFTDFIEKEKLRLLFPARILYDKGVMELIKAAELLEDKWKNRIVFVLVGDCDEDNLSVIHQDDLEKLLIPGYIEWIGFRNDMVDQYMQSDIVILPSYREGLPKSLIEACAIGRPIVTTDVPGCRECVIDGYNGYLVPVKTIEPLARAIENLCENKEKRIEMGKNSRSLAEKEFSIDLVIEKTFEIYDEIFNK; this is encoded by the coding sequence ATGAAACGACTTTTTTTTGTTGTAAATATTGACTCTTTCTTTCTTTCACATCGGTTACCCTTAGCATTCGAGGCAATAAAGAGAGGATATGAAGTATATCTTTTAACTAGTGATACCGGAAAAAAGAATGATATTGAAGGTTATGGTATACATTTCATTGAAATTCCTTTTGAAAGATCTGGAACTAATCTCTTCCATGAAATAAAGTGTATTTTTTTGTTATTAAAGTACTATAAAAAGTTTAATCCGGATATAATTCATCATGTAACATTAAAGGCTGCGTTACTAGGATCTATTGCTTCAAAATTAGCTATGAAGAAAAATGTAATTAATGCAATAAGTGGATTAGGTTATAATTTTACTGATGGTAGAAAAGGCCTTATTCAGTTTATAGTAAGGTTGGTGATGAAGCGGTCATTTAAGTCATATTATTATTATTTCATACTTCAAAACCCTGATGATATTGAAATGATGAAAAATTTAAATCTTGTTCCAGAGAGCCATCATAGGTTAATAAAGGGTTCAGGAGTGGACTTAAACGAATTCTCTTTTACTGATTTTATCGAAAAAGAAAAGCTGAGATTGCTATTCCCGGCACGTATTCTTTATGACAAAGGTGTTATGGAACTCATAAAAGCAGCAGAGTTACTTGAGGATAAATGGAAAAATAGGATTGTTTTTGTTCTTGTAGGTGATTGTGACGAAGATAATTTGTCTGTTATACATCAAGATGACTTAGAAAAATTATTGATTCCAGGCTATATTGAATGGATTGGCTTTAGGAATGATATGGTTGATCAATATATGCAGTCTGATATTGTAATTCTTCCTTCGTATCGTGAAGGATTGCCAAAATCATTAATTGAGGCATGTGCTATTGGAAGACCAATTGTAACAACAGATGTCCCTGGGTGCAGAGAATGTGTTATAGATGGTTATAACGGTTACTTGGTACCTGTGAAAACTATAGAACCTTTAGCAAGAGCTATTGAGAATTTATGCGAAAACAAAGAAAAAAGAATAGAGATGGGAAAAAACTCCCGTTCATTAGCAGAAAAAGAGTTTTCAATAGACTTAGTAATAGAAAAAACTTTTGAAATTTATGATGAGATTTTTAATAAATAA